One window of Sinorhizobium numidicum genomic DNA carries:
- the murD gene encoding UDP-N-acetylmuramoyl-L-alanine--D-glutamate ligase — protein sequence MIPVTTFKGRKVALFGLGGSGLATAEALVAGGAEVTVWDDNPDSVAKAAAAGLLTSDLRHVDWHSFAAFVLSPGVPLTHPKPHWSVDLARKAGVEVIGDVELFVRERRAHAPDCPFIAITGTNGKSTTTALIAHILKESGRDTQLGGNIGTAVLTLDPPKAGRFYVVECSSYQIDLAPTLNPTAGILLNLTPDHLDRHGTIQHYADIKERLVAGSGTAVVGVDDSFSSLIADRVERAGAKVVRISRRHALADGLYAEGSRLMRAEGGTSALFADLAGIQTLRGGHNAQNAAAAVAACLAVGVEEKAIVSGLRSFPGLKHRMQPVATKGEVVFVNDSKATNADAAAPALSSYERIYWIAGGLPKEGGITSLTPFFPRVVKAYLIGEAAPAFAATLGETVPYEISGTLDKAVAHAAADAARDEQGPSAVMLSPACASFDQYKNFEVRGDAFVGHVAAIEGVTMLI from the coding sequence ATGATCCCGGTCACCACATTCAAGGGCAGGAAGGTCGCACTTTTCGGACTGGGCGGCTCCGGTCTCGCGACCGCCGAGGCGCTGGTCGCCGGCGGCGCGGAGGTCACGGTCTGGGACGACAATCCCGATAGCGTCGCCAAGGCAGCCGCGGCGGGACTCCTGACGAGCGATTTGCGCCACGTCGATTGGCACTCCTTCGCCGCCTTCGTGCTCTCGCCCGGGGTGCCGCTGACACATCCGAAGCCGCATTGGAGCGTCGATCTCGCCCGCAAGGCGGGCGTCGAGGTCATCGGCGATGTCGAGCTTTTCGTCCGCGAGCGGCGGGCGCATGCGCCGGACTGCCCCTTCATCGCGATCACCGGCACCAACGGGAAATCGACGACGACGGCGCTGATCGCCCATATTCTGAAGGAGAGTGGGCGGGACACGCAGCTTGGCGGCAATATTGGCACCGCGGTGCTGACGCTCGATCCGCCGAAAGCGGGACGTTTCTACGTCGTCGAATGCTCGTCCTATCAGATCGATCTCGCGCCGACGCTCAATCCGACAGCCGGTATTCTGCTGAACCTGACCCCCGATCATCTGGACCGGCACGGCACCATTCAGCACTATGCCGACATCAAGGAGCGGCTTGTGGCGGGAAGCGGCACGGCCGTCGTCGGCGTCGACGACAGTTTTTCGAGCCTGATCGCCGACCGGGTGGAGCGAGCCGGAGCCAAGGTCGTGCGCATCTCGCGCCGCCATGCGCTTGCCGACGGGCTTTACGCGGAAGGTTCACGGCTGATGCGTGCTGAAGGTGGCACGTCTGCGCTTTTTGCCGATCTTGCCGGCATCCAGACGCTGCGCGGCGGGCACAACGCACAGAACGCCGCCGCGGCCGTTGCGGCTTGCCTTGCCGTCGGCGTCGAAGAGAAGGCTATCGTCAGCGGCCTTCGGAGCTTCCCGGGTCTCAAGCATCGGATGCAGCCGGTCGCAACAAAGGGCGAGGTCGTCTTCGTCAATGACAGCAAGGCAACCAATGCGGATGCGGCGGCGCCTGCGCTTTCGAGCTACGAGCGGATCTATTGGATCGCCGGTGGCCTGCCGAAGGAAGGCGGCATCACCTCGCTGACGCCGTTCTTCCCGCGGGTCGTCAAGGCCTACCTCATCGGGGAGGCGGCGCCCGCATTTGCGGCGACGCTCGGCGAGACGGTTCCCTACGAGATTTCGGGCACTTTGGACAAGGCGGTTGCGCACGCTGCGGCAGATGCGGCACGGGATGAGCAGGGCCCCTCGGCTGTGATGCTTTCCCCGGCTTGCGCAAGCTTCGACCAGTACAAGAATTTCGAGGTGCGCGGAGATGCCTTCGTCGGCCACGTGGCGGCGATCGAAGGCGTGACCATGCTCATCTGA
- the mraY gene encoding phospho-N-acetylmuramoyl-pentapeptide-transferase — protein sequence MLIWLVELADHFQFFNLFRYITFRTGAALFTSALIVFLFGPAMIASLRIRQGKGQPIRADGPQTHFKKAGTPTMGGLMILAGIVGSSLLWADLSSVYVVSTLLVTLGFGAIGFYDDYLKVTKQSDKGFSGKARLGIEFVIAAIAVFFMMRAALSAGTAGSTFGSSVTFPFFKDLMLNLGYFFMLFGGFVIVGAGNAVNLTDGLDGLAIVPVMIASAAFGLIAYLAGNAVFANYLQIHFVPGTGELAVILGAVIGAGLGFLWFNAPPAAIFMGDTGSLALGGLIGTVAVATKHEIVMIIIGGLFVIETLSVIIQVFWFKRTGRRVFLMAPIHHHFEKKGWTESQVVIRFWIIAVILAMVGLSTLKLR from the coding sequence ATGCTCATCTGGCTCGTGGAACTGGCGGACCACTTTCAATTCTTCAATCTTTTTCGCTACATCACCTTCCGCACGGGTGCAGCTCTCTTCACTTCCGCCCTCATCGTCTTCCTGTTCGGCCCGGCGATGATCGCGTCGCTCCGCATCCGCCAGGGAAAGGGCCAGCCGATCCGGGCCGACGGACCGCAGACCCACTTCAAAAAGGCCGGCACACCGACGATGGGCGGTTTGATGATTCTTGCCGGCATCGTCGGCTCGTCGCTGCTGTGGGCCGATCTTTCGAGCGTCTATGTCGTCTCGACACTGCTGGTAACGCTTGGTTTCGGCGCGATCGGCTTTTATGACGACTACCTCAAGGTCACCAAGCAATCGGACAAGGGCTTTTCCGGCAAGGCGCGGCTCGGCATCGAATTCGTGATCGCCGCCATTGCCGTCTTCTTCATGATGCGGGCAGCGCTTTCGGCCGGCACCGCCGGCTCCACCTTCGGCTCGTCGGTGACCTTCCCCTTCTTCAAGGACCTGATGCTCAATCTCGGCTATTTCTTCATGCTCTTCGGCGGTTTTGTCATCGTCGGCGCGGGCAATGCCGTGAACCTGACCGACGGCCTCGACGGTCTCGCCATCGTACCGGTGATGATCGCCTCGGCGGCCTTCGGCCTCATCGCCTATCTCGCCGGTAACGCCGTCTTCGCCAACTACCTGCAGATCCATTTCGTACCGGGAACCGGCGAACTCGCGGTCATCCTCGGCGCGGTCATCGGCGCCGGTCTTGGCTTCCTCTGGTTCAACGCGCCGCCAGCCGCAATTTTCATGGGCGACACCGGCTCGCTGGCGCTTGGCGGCCTGATCGGCACGGTCGCGGTCGCAACCAAGCACGAGATCGTCATGATCATCATCGGCGGCCTCTTCGTCATCGAGACCCTGTCCGTGATCATCCAGGTCTTCTGGTTCAAGCGCACCGGCCGCCGGGTCTTCCTGATGGCGCCGATCCATCATCATTTCGAGAAGAAGGGCTGGACGGAAAGCCAGGTGGTGATCCGCTTCTGGATCATCGCCGTCATTCTCGCCATGGTCGGCCTTTCGACCCTCAAGCTCAGGTGA
- a CDS encoding UDP-N-acetylmuramoylalanyl-D-glutamyl-2,6-diaminopimelate--D-alanyl-D-alanine ligase produces the protein MNWLWTSSDLLAAMNGRPVGNLPEGVVGISIDSRSISNGEAFFAIKGDRVDGHDYAGLALANGAALLVVSEGKIPALGRLIAPMIVVDDVLEALIRLGCAARDRSAAKVIAVTGSVGKTTTKEMLRHVLSPLGRVHASVASFNNHWGVPLTLARMPEATDYGIFEIGMNHPDEIRPLTKMVRPHVAVVTSIAAAHLGNFASLDEIATAKAEIFEGVVNGGHAIINHDSPQYALLERAAAAAGVSHVHSFGANPKSEFRLVEFAGGADRSVLWAGIGGRTLEVAIGAPGRHIAENALAVIAAAKLAGADLDLVLASLATMQPEKGRGLRHRLKVGTAYLTLIDESYNANPASMRAAISLLRDAEPPAGGRRVAILGDMLEMGEHAADVHAALAEPIVEAGIADVWLAGPEMAHLRDALPPEVSVVYRESIDDLSAYALGAVVPGDVVMVKSSKGTGCVRIVQALLDTYPEETVGTGEV, from the coding sequence TTGAACTGGCTCTGGACAAGCAGCGATCTTCTGGCCGCGATGAACGGCCGCCCGGTCGGGAACCTGCCAGAAGGTGTCGTCGGCATTTCGATCGACAGCCGCTCGATCAGCAATGGAGAGGCCTTTTTCGCGATCAAGGGCGACCGCGTCGACGGCCACGACTATGCCGGTCTCGCGCTTGCCAACGGGGCTGCCCTGCTTGTCGTCAGTGAAGGGAAAATTCCTGCCCTCGGCCGTCTGATCGCGCCAATGATCGTTGTCGACGACGTGCTCGAAGCGCTGATCCGGCTCGGTTGCGCCGCGCGCGACAGGAGTGCTGCCAAAGTCATCGCGGTCACCGGATCGGTCGGCAAGACGACGACGAAGGAGATGCTGAGGCATGTGCTTTCGCCGCTCGGCCGCGTCCATGCCTCGGTCGCATCCTTCAACAATCATTGGGGCGTGCCGCTGACGCTTGCGCGCATGCCGGAAGCGACCGACTACGGTATTTTCGAGATCGGCATGAATCATCCGGACGAGATCCGGCCGCTGACGAAGATGGTCCGCCCGCATGTGGCGGTCGTCACCAGCATCGCTGCCGCCCATCTCGGAAATTTCGCGAGCCTTGACGAGATCGCCACGGCAAAAGCCGAGATCTTCGAGGGCGTCGTCAATGGTGGCCACGCAATCATCAACCACGACAGCCCGCAATACGCGCTTCTCGAAAGAGCAGCCGCAGCCGCGGGCGTGAGCCATGTTCACTCCTTCGGCGCCAATCCGAAATCGGAATTCCGTCTGGTGGAGTTTGCCGGCGGGGCGGACCGGTCCGTGCTTTGGGCCGGCATCGGCGGCAGGACGCTGGAAGTCGCGATCGGCGCTCCCGGCCGCCATATCGCCGAAAATGCGCTGGCAGTGATCGCCGCCGCGAAGCTCGCGGGTGCGGATCTCGATCTGGTGCTGGCTTCGCTTGCGACGATGCAGCCCGAAAAGGGCAGGGGATTGCGGCATCGCCTGAAGGTCGGGACGGCGTATCTGACGCTGATCGACGAGAGCTACAATGCCAATCCGGCATCGATGCGGGCGGCGATCTCGCTGCTTCGCGATGCCGAACCGCCGGCCGGGGGACGCCGCGTCGCAATCCTTGGCGACATGCTGGAAATGGGCGAGCATGCAGCCGACGTCCATGCCGCCTTGGCAGAGCCGATCGTTGAGGCGGGAATTGCCGACGTCTGGCTTGCCGGACCCGAGATGGCGCATCTGCGCGACGCGCTTCCGCCGGAGGTTTCGGTCGTCTATCGGGAGTCCATCGACGACCTCAGCGCCTATGCGCTCGGCGCTGTGGTGCCCGGCGATGTGGTGATGGTCAAGTCCTCGAAAGGGACCGGCTGCGTCAGGATCGTTCAGGCGCTTCTCGACACCTACCCGGAAGAAACGGTCGGAACGGGGGAAGTATAG
- a CDS encoding UDP-N-acetylmuramoyl-L-alanyl-D-glutamate--2,6-diaminopimelate ligase — MKIKDLAGANCPELSAQLKGDFANIEIAGITADSRQVKPGDLFVAVAGTKANGTAYIADALSRGAAAVVAGPGAEAEAGAPIFSLSDPRRFLATAAARLYGHQPETMVAVTGTAGKTSVASFTRQIWAHSGLSAAMIGTTGVIAPGRNEYGSLTTPDPVSLHKLLAELADAGVTHAAMEASSHGLDQSRLDGVRLAAAAFTNLGRDHMDYHPTVEHYMASKMRLFGTLLPKGSPAVIFADDQWSDQAIAAARKAGHDVRTVGRKGDFIALKRVEHFRHKQSAEVHIGDDIFEIHVPLAGDFQIANALVAAGLAMSTGIPAKAAFSALEKLQGASGRLELVGQTKDGALAYVDYAHKPDALENVLTSVRPFTTGRVVIVFGCGGDRDKGKRPIMGEVASRLADVVIVTDDNPRSEVPEVIRSEIMAAAKGATEIADRAEAIRTAVGMLKTGDTLIVAGKGHEEGQTIGSVTLPFSDHEEVRKALGGL; from the coding sequence ATGAAGATCAAGGACCTGGCGGGCGCAAATTGCCCGGAACTTTCGGCACAACTGAAGGGCGATTTCGCAAACATCGAGATCGCCGGGATCACGGCTGATAGTCGGCAGGTCAAGCCGGGCGATCTCTTTGTCGCCGTCGCTGGAACCAAGGCAAACGGGACTGCCTATATCGCCGACGCCCTTTCGCGCGGCGCCGCGGCGGTTGTTGCCGGTCCCGGCGCTGAAGCCGAGGCGGGCGCGCCGATATTCTCGCTTTCCGACCCGCGCCGTTTTCTCGCAACCGCGGCCGCCCGCTTGTACGGTCATCAGCCCGAAACCATGGTGGCGGTAACGGGAACCGCGGGCAAGACGTCGGTCGCTTCCTTCACGCGCCAGATCTGGGCGCATTCGGGCCTTTCGGCGGCGATGATCGGAACGACGGGCGTGATCGCGCCGGGGCGAAACGAGTACGGCTCGTTGACGACGCCGGATCCGGTCTCGCTGCATAAGCTGCTTGCCGAACTCGCCGATGCCGGCGTCACGCATGCGGCAATGGAGGCTTCCAGCCACGGTCTCGACCAGAGCCGGCTTGACGGTGTGCGCCTCGCCGCCGCCGCCTTCACCAATCTCGGCCGCGACCACATGGATTACCATCCGACGGTCGAGCACTACATGGCCTCGAAGATGCGCCTGTTCGGGACGCTTCTGCCCAAGGGCTCGCCCGCGGTTATCTTCGCCGACGACCAATGGTCGGATCAGGCGATCGCCGCCGCCCGCAAGGCGGGTCATGATGTCCGCACCGTTGGCCGCAAGGGCGATTTCATTGCGTTGAAGCGTGTCGAGCATTTCCGCCACAAGCAGTCGGCGGAAGTGCATATCGGCGACGATATCTTCGAAATCCATGTGCCGCTTGCCGGCGACTTCCAGATCGCCAATGCGCTGGTTGCCGCTGGCCTTGCGATGTCCACCGGCATCCCCGCCAAGGCGGCATTCTCGGCGCTTGAAAAACTGCAAGGCGCCTCCGGCCGACTGGAACTCGTCGGCCAGACGAAGGACGGGGCGCTTGCCTATGTGGACTATGCCCACAAGCCGGACGCCCTCGAGAATGTGCTGACATCGGTGCGCCCGTTCACCACCGGCCGCGTCGTCATCGTCTTCGGTTGCGGCGGCGATCGCGACAAGGGCAAACGGCCGATCATGGGCGAAGTCGCCAGCCGGCTTGCCGATGTCGTCATCGTCACCGACGACAATCCGCGCTCGGAAGTGCCGGAGGTGATCCGTTCGGAGATCATGGCGGCGGCCAAGGGCGCAACGGAAATCGCCGATCGTGCCGAAGCGATCCGCACGGCCGTCGGCATGCTCAAGACCGGCGACACGCTGATCGTCGCCGGCAAGGGGCACGAGGAGGGGCAGACGATTGGCTCGGTGACGCTGCCGTTCTCGGATCACGAGGAAGTGCGCAAGGCATTGGGAGGTCTGTGA
- a CDS encoding peptidoglycan D,D-transpeptidase FtsI family protein, producing MSFLSRIMVLKSKAHFSAGGNNRPADAGINVTFQGTRKKSASQAKSRVAIIIASFGIVYAVIGGRLVQYGLAQPETVSSIGRADNLMASRPDILDRHGEILATDIRTVSLYAEPHKIVDADEAVEQLATVLPELNARDIYNKLKSKSRFQWLRRQLTPKQQSDILALGIPGIGFRPEKRRFYPGGSTAAHVLGHVNIDNRGIAGMERYIDSQGLADLAAIGMTSDAKLEPVKLSIDVRVQNIVRDVIDSGMKNYQAIAAGAVVLDVHTGEVLAMASVPDYDPNKPVEGAQEGWMNRMSNGTFEMGSTFKTFTIAMGLDSGKVTLKDSFDATAPIRIGGFTIKDFKGKRRVLTVPEIFQYSSNIGTAKIADLVGIPGHREFLTRLGLLSRLPTELPEVKTPTQPHEWKKINSITIAFGHGVSTTPLQTAVAGAALVNGGKLIPPTFLPRTEEQASEIATAVVKKSTSDDMRFLLRWNGIAGSGKRALVPGFDVGGKTGTADKVVNGRYASDLNFNAFLAAFPIDDPKYIVLTFIDAPKTGEGGGRTAGSNAAPMVRDIISRSAPLLGVEPKFGEDGSALLVSY from the coding sequence ATGTCGTTTCTCTCCCGTATCATGGTGCTGAAAAGCAAGGCGCATTTTTCGGCCGGGGGGAACAATCGCCCTGCCGACGCGGGCATCAACGTCACGTTCCAGGGAACGCGCAAGAAAAGCGCCAGTCAGGCGAAAAGCCGCGTCGCGATCATCATCGCCAGCTTCGGCATCGTCTATGCGGTGATCGGCGGCCGACTGGTGCAATACGGCTTGGCGCAGCCGGAAACCGTTTCCTCGATTGGACGCGCCGACAACCTGATGGCTTCGCGACCCGATATCCTCGATCGCCACGGCGAGATTCTCGCAACCGACATCCGCACGGTTTCGCTCTATGCTGAGCCGCACAAAATCGTCGATGCCGACGAAGCGGTCGAGCAGCTGGCAACGGTTCTGCCCGAACTCAATGCCCGTGACATCTACAACAAGCTGAAATCGAAATCGCGCTTCCAGTGGCTGCGCCGACAGCTAACGCCGAAGCAGCAGAGCGACATTCTGGCGCTCGGCATCCCCGGCATTGGCTTCCGCCCGGAGAAACGCCGCTTCTACCCCGGCGGTTCGACCGCCGCCCATGTTCTCGGTCACGTCAATATCGACAACCGCGGCATCGCAGGCATGGAGCGTTATATCGACAGCCAGGGGCTTGCGGACCTCGCGGCGATCGGCATGACGAGCGATGCCAAGCTGGAGCCGGTGAAGCTCTCGATCGACGTGCGCGTTCAGAACATCGTGCGGGATGTTATCGATTCCGGCATGAAGAATTACCAGGCGATCGCGGCCGGCGCAGTCGTTCTGGACGTACACACCGGCGAGGTCCTGGCGATGGCGTCAGTGCCGGATTATGATCCGAACAAGCCCGTGGAAGGCGCTCAGGAAGGCTGGATGAACCGCATGTCGAACGGCACGTTCGAGATGGGCTCGACCTTCAAGACCTTCACCATCGCCATGGGCCTCGATTCCGGCAAGGTGACGCTAAAAGACAGCTTCGATGCCACGGCGCCCATCCGCATTGGAGGCTTCACCATCAAAGACTTCAAAGGCAAGCGCCGGGTGCTGACCGTGCCGGAGATCTTCCAGTATTCCTCAAACATCGGCACCGCCAAGATCGCCGATCTGGTCGGCATCCCGGGACACAGGGAGTTCCTTACCCGCCTCGGCTTGCTCTCGAGGCTTCCGACGGAGCTTCCCGAGGTCAAGACGCCGACGCAGCCGCACGAATGGAAGAAGATCAACTCGATCACCATTGCCTTCGGCCACGGCGTCTCGACCACGCCGCTGCAGACGGCGGTCGCCGGCGCGGCGCTGGTCAACGGCGGCAAGCTGATCCCGCCGACTTTCCTGCCGCGCACCGAGGAACAGGCGAGCGAGATCGCGACGGCGGTTGTCAAGAAGAGCACCAGCGACGACATGCGCTTTCTGCTTCGCTGGAACGGCATTGCCGGTTCGGGCAAGCGCGCGCTCGTTCCGGGCTTCGACGTCGGCGGCAAGACCGGCACGGCCGACAAGGTCGTCAACGGCCGTTACGCCAGCGACCTGAACTTCAACGCCTTCCTCGCGGCGTTTCCGATCGACGATCCCAAGTACATCGTGCTCACCTTCATCGACGCGCCGAAGACCGGCGAAGGCGGCGGGCGCACCGCCGGTTCGAATGCCGCGCCGATGGTGCGCGACATCATCAGCCGCTCCGCGCCGCTCCTCGGCGTCGAACCGAAATTTGGAGAAGACGGTTCTGCCTTGCTTGTGTCTTATTGA
- the ftsL gene encoding cell division protein FtsL — protein MLRTLDIVLIVVMTAAATITYTIKHQAENKLEEVRKLDAAIKLEEDTIDLLRADWALLTQPNRLERLVSAFGVDLQLAPTPSTQLARPEELPMLKADLPPTEEDKKAIDGVAAVINTDNIATGSVAH, from the coding sequence ATGCTCAGAACGCTCGACATTGTCCTGATCGTCGTCATGACGGCTGCCGCCACAATCACCTACACCATCAAGCACCAGGCCGAGAACAAGCTCGAAGAGGTTCGCAAGCTGGATGCGGCGATCAAGCTGGAAGAGGACACGATCGACCTGCTGAGGGCGGATTGGGCGCTGCTGACCCAGCCGAACCGGCTGGAGCGCCTCGTCTCCGCCTTCGGGGTCGACCTGCAACTCGCGCCGACGCCTTCGACGCAGCTCGCGCGGCCTGAGGAGCTTCCGATGCTGAAAGCCGATCTGCCGCCGACCGAAGAAGACAAGAAGGCGATCGACGGTGTCGCCGCCGTCATCAACACAGATAATATCGCAACAGGCTCGGTGGCGCACTGA
- the rsmH gene encoding 16S rRNA (cytosine(1402)-N(4))-methyltransferase RsmH gives MVTDQGGGTSEADGGPVRHIPVLLKEVLAALGPAPGKIILDGTFGAGGYTSAILDAGADVIALDRDPTAIAAGQPMAAAAGGRLKLVHARFSELADHAPAEGLDGVVLDIGVSSMQIDEAERGFSFQKKGPLDMRMSAAGVSAADVINRAKVSDLIRIFGFLGEEKQAGRIARAIEKRRAEAPFETTRDLANLIETVTPRKAKDKIHPATRVFQALRIFVNDELGELANALFAAERALKPGGRLVVVTFHSLEDRIVKTFFQDRSGKAAGSRHLPMVAARAATFAPVGKPMVAASEEEASLNPRARSAKLRAGIRTEAPSPGSDLSIFNLPGLASLAKLGG, from the coding sequence ATGGTGACGGATCAAGGCGGCGGAACTTCTGAAGCCGACGGCGGACCGGTTCGTCACATTCCGGTCCTCTTGAAGGAAGTCCTCGCAGCTCTCGGTCCCGCTCCCGGCAAGATCATTCTCGACGGCACTTTCGGGGCCGGCGGTTACACATCCGCCATTCTCGATGCAGGTGCCGACGTCATCGCGCTCGACCGCGATCCGACGGCGATCGCCGCCGGGCAGCCCATGGCTGCCGCTGCCGGCGGGCGGCTCAAGCTCGTTCATGCCCGTTTTTCTGAACTCGCCGACCATGCGCCGGCAGAAGGGCTTGACGGCGTCGTGCTCGACATCGGCGTTTCATCGATGCAGATTGACGAGGCGGAGCGTGGCTTCTCGTTCCAGAAGAAGGGGCCGCTCGACATGCGCATGTCGGCCGCTGGCGTCTCTGCCGCCGATGTCATCAATCGTGCCAAGGTCTCCGACCTCATCCGCATCTTCGGTTTCCTCGGGGAAGAGAAGCAGGCGGGGCGCATTGCGCGTGCCATCGAAAAGCGCCGCGCCGAGGCTCCGTTCGAGACCACGCGCGATCTCGCCAACCTCATCGAGACGGTGACGCCGCGCAAGGCCAAGGACAAGATTCACCCCGCGACGCGCGTCTTTCAGGCGCTGCGCATCTTCGTCAATGACGAACTCGGCGAGCTCGCCAATGCGCTCTTTGCCGCCGAGCGCGCGCTGAAGCCTGGCGGGCGCCTTGTCGTCGTCACCTTTCATTCTCTCGAGGACAGGATCGTCAAGACGTTCTTCCAGGATCGCTCGGGCAAGGCGGCCGGTTCCCGTCATCTGCCGATGGTGGCGGCGCGCGCCGCAACCTTCGCGCCAGTCGGCAAGCCTATGGTCGCAGCCAGCGAGGAAGAAGCGTCCCTCAATCCGCGCGCCCGGTCGGCCAAGCTCAGGGCCGGCATTCGTACGGAGGCCCCGTCGCCGGGAAGCGATCTGTCCATTTTCAATCTGCCGGGGCTGGCGAGCCTTGCGAAATTGGGGGGCTAA
- the mraZ gene encoding division/cell wall cluster transcriptional repressor MraZ, protein MNRFLSHATNRIDAKGRVSVPSAFRAVLSDGGVRELYCFQDFVFPAISVGAPELLDRFEKQMAAEDPFSDAANQMSLLVHGGGVFVKLDPEGRLMVTDFIRDFTGISTDVTFVGRGDHFQLWEPQAFARAQAEAREGRKPRGLRPE, encoded by the coding sequence ATGAACCGCTTCTTGTCACATGCTACGAACCGGATCGATGCGAAGGGGCGGGTGTCCGTACCTTCGGCGTTTCGCGCTGTGCTTTCGGATGGAGGCGTCCGGGAGTTATATTGTTTTCAGGACTTCGTCTTTCCGGCGATCAGCGTCGGCGCGCCGGAGCTTCTGGACCGGTTCGAGAAGCAGATGGCCGCCGAGGATCCGTTTTCGGACGCGGCCAACCAGATGTCGCTCCTCGTTCATGGGGGCGGCGTCTTCGTGAAGCTCGACCCGGAGGGCCGGCTGATGGTGACGGATTTCATCCGCGACTTCACCGGCATCTCGACCGACGTGACCTTCGTCGGGCGGGGCGATCATTTTCAGCTCTGGGAGCCGCAGGCGTTTGCGAGGGCGCAGGCGGAGGCCCGGGAGGGGCGCAAGCCACGGGGGTTGCGTCCGGAATAG
- a CDS encoding NAD(P)/FAD-dependent oxidoreductase: protein MSENFDFAIIGKGMMGAAAARHLSRTGARIALIGPDEPEDWANHGGVFASHYDNARITRAIDNDPVWARLARSSIDRYPTIAAESGVKFYFEVGCLIAAPAPGSEFDYLEKVELARDRLGVEAPLILGGDLVERFPWFRFPRGYDGIHEARGAGYINPRALVRAQTIAAERSGARVIRSEVVSVEEQADHVAVATVDGHRVRAARVVVAAGGFSLSAALLPRPIDLTVKARTVLFAEVDQKELSAFEGMPSLIVAAPEQHRSYYLLPPVAYADGNHYIKIGGDPTDRVLATEPAVRQWFRGNASAHAADHLRGLLADVMPGFRPISTHFAPCVTSFTRHGYPYIGFASDRIAVLTGGNGQAAKSSDEIGRLGAALVMNGRFDAGYETDFAVAYSMVP from the coding sequence ATGTCGGAGAACTTTGATTTCGCGATTATCGGCAAGGGCATGATGGGTGCGGCAGCGGCCCGCCATCTGAGCCGTACGGGCGCCAGGATCGCGCTTATCGGCCCGGACGAGCCGGAGGATTGGGCGAACCACGGTGGCGTCTTCGCCAGCCATTACGATAACGCCCGCATTACCCGCGCGATCGACAACGATCCGGTATGGGCGCGTCTCGCGCGTTCTTCGATCGATCGTTATCCGACGATTGCCGCAGAAAGCGGTGTCAAGTTCTATTTCGAGGTCGGCTGTCTGATCGCCGCACCGGCGCCCGGCAGCGAATTCGATTATCTCGAGAAGGTCGAACTTGCCCGCGACCGGCTCGGCGTCGAAGCGCCGCTGATTCTCGGCGGTGATCTCGTGGAACGGTTTCCGTGGTTTCGCTTTCCGCGCGGCTACGACGGCATCCATGAGGCTCGCGGCGCAGGTTATATCAATCCGCGAGCGCTGGTGCGCGCGCAAACGATCGCCGCCGAAAGATCCGGCGCCCGGGTCATCCGGTCGGAGGTCGTCTCGGTTGAAGAACAAGCGGATCACGTCGCGGTGGCAACTGTCGACGGGCATAGGGTTCGCGCCGCACGCGTCGTCGTGGCGGCAGGCGGTTTCTCGCTGTCGGCGGCGCTTCTGCCGAGACCAATCGACCTCACGGTCAAGGCACGCACCGTGCTTTTCGCCGAGGTCGATCAAAAGGAGCTGTCCGCATTCGAAGGCATGCCGTCGCTGATCGTTGCGGCGCCCGAGCAGCACAGAAGCTACTATTTGCTGCCGCCGGTTGCGTATGCCGATGGCAATCACTACATCAAGATCGGCGGCGATCCGACCGATAGGGTGCTAGCGACAGAGCCGGCGGTTCGGCAATGGTTCCGCGGCAATGCCAGTGCGCATGCCGCCGATCATCTGCGGGGGCTGCTTGCCGACGTGATGCCAGGGTTCAGGCCCATTTCGACGCATTTTGCGCCTTGCGTCACATCGTTCACGCGGCACGGCTATCCCTATATCGGCTTTGCCAGCGATCGCATCGCCGTCCTCACGGGCGGCAACGGGCAGGCGGCCAAGAGTTCCGACGAGATCGGCAGGCTGGGCGCAGCCCTCGTCATGAATGGCCGCTTCGACGCCGGGTACGAGACCGACTTCGCGGTTGCGTACTCAATGGTTCCTTAG